TGTCAAGTTATCACCAATTTACAGAGTCAGTCTGTATAAAGagttttattatgtaaattgctttTGGATAATTTACCCATTCTGAAAAATCATATCTATAGTAGAGTTATACACGTACGAAAATTTTCCTCTTGTCTCCTTGCAGATTAGTCTTAgactagttcctatacagtatcattaccatttacacctccactcacatagtctagttcctatacagtatcattaccatttacacctccacacacacagtctagttcctatacagtatcattaccatctacacctccactcactatagtctagttcctgtacagtatcattaccatttacacctccactgacatagtctagttcctttacagtatcattaccatttacacctccactcacagtctagttcctatacagtatcatttacacctccactcacagtctagttcctatacagtatcattaccatttatacctccactcacagtggTTTTAGTTaaaaaccatgttggcatccagaccaCTTGCAGATATTCTGcactttcaagaaaatctgttaaCAAATTTTTGTAAATAACTATTTCCTTGCACTAGAAATCACAAATATTCAGAACCTCATCAGTGACAATTCTATGCTTTAAAAATGTTAACAAAGTTTTGACAAAACCAGGTGTACACTCAAGTGAGATGTGCCTGAATTCAAAGAGTACGTTATGTCAAAGAGTGCATTTGACAGAGAGGATTGTGGGATATTCTGCATACTATAcagtatttcatattgataATTATCTATCATAAAACAATGGGATTTATTTCACAGATGggatattttgtcaaaatacttAGTTTTTCAGTTCATTCATGTGAATATGATCCTTAagtttttttacaaaaacaacaacataatttctaatttttttaaatgtgtattgTACAGATTGCATTCATTCTTTGAGTTTCTCTTGATTTTTCTAACTGCATGATTCAAAACATAAGAATTAACTAATTTATTCCAGTTTTCTGAGCTCTGCTTGTTCATTGAATATTAGTATTGCTGCATGACCTTGAGTGCAAggtcagctacatgtatatttatgacaTCCAACAAAAGATATAACAGATGGTTTATTTGTTGGTATTCTCCTTTATTACCCAGCAACCTGAGTTGGCACCAAATTTATAGTGCAgacaattgtatgtatgtatgtatacactagTCCATGATTTACATATGTGGAGGTTAATCCTGTTTTGCTCAACTTGTAggtttttgtgtacaaacaagtGCCCTCCCCCTGGTAGAGAGGATTAACGTACAAatgtatacctgtatagtagCCCAGcctgtacatgtaacaccatggatctattagtgatattattaatataatagatccatggtaaTTACACCTAACCCACAGTATATAACACCTAGCCCAGTGTACTGCATCTAACACCTAGCCCAGTGTACTGCATCTAACACCTAGCCCAGtctctcaataatagatccatgataCATCTAATACCTAACCCAGTCTATATATATGGTACACATAACACCTAGCCCTGCcatgatataaatgtaacaCCTAACCCAAAGACTTTGCTATTCTGGCTTGATAAAAATCAGACTAAACAGCATTGTTAAACCAGATAATAAATTAAATCTCTTGGCTGTATATAAATCAGGTTAGTCTGATTTTAACATCAGTCTGACCCCAGGCTATAGTAAATCACACAGGTGTTGTACAGATGTAGATATATCTAGTAATGAACACATCTATCAAATCTGTGAAGTGATAATTTGTATTGCAATTTTATAAAGGTTAGTGTATACTTTATAGCTTGAGAACGAAACACAACACATCAACATCAGCCATCTTGCCAGACAGTCAATGATTTCAACTCTCTATTTCACCATTGAATGGTACGTATACTTGATTTCACCAGCTCACTTACAGTAGAGTAGACTTGGCTGTCTAACTTGTCAATGTCGTTTTCCAGGTTAAACctcagtggtctgaggttaaaccatagaccctccacccaggatGGAGGGTTTGAGGTTAAAACATATCCTCCACCCAGAATGGAGGGTTTGAGGTTAAACCATAGACCTTCCACCCAGGATGGAGGGTTTGAGGTtaaaacatagaccctccacccaggatGGAGGGTCTGAGGTTAAAACATATCCTCCACCCAGAATGGAGGGTTTGAGGTtaaaacatagaccctccacccaggatGGAGGGTTTGAGGTtaaaacatagaccctccacccaggatGGAGGGTTTGAGGTTAAAACATAGACCTTCCACCCAGGATGGAGGGTTTGaggttaaaccatagaccctccacccaggatGGAGGGTCTGAGGTCAAAACATAGACCCTCTCCACCCAGGATGGAGGGTTTGAGGTTAAAACATAGACCCTCTCCACCCAGGATGGAGGGTTTGAGGTTAAAACTAATGTGTTGAGCCAGACAGCTAAGTCCCTGAGTTACAGCTCATTCTATCACTGTGACGTAACAAATGTATTGGACATTAATGTTACAACTAGAACAGAAATGAAACCGATATTTGAAGTTTCAAGTCAGATGACCTCTGAcatttgacctttcacctgtTTTGACTTAAGTTCTCATAAATATCTCagatatatttctttttttttgcaatttatatacattgataaGTTTCAACCCCATGTCTCAGTCTATTATTAGGTGTAATGTTAGATGTGTTTCTCATGTTCTATGATGATTAAGTCTTTCTTCAGataaaattccaaaaataatattttcaaaaataaaattgtaacaTGATTATTGAAACTGTCTAAATGAAACTTAACTCATTTCACATGTGTGAAAACACTTAAAACCAGGAATATGGTAAAAATAACTCTTCAGataaaattccaaaaataatattttcaaaataaaattcgAACATGATTATTGAAACTGTCTAAATGAAACTTAACTCATTTCACAtgtgtgaaaatacttaaaacCAGGAATGtggtaaaaataaatattttatattgtcatcATGTACATATCTTGGCTTCCATTcctgaaaagaagaaaaatcattAAAGGAACAATTGCCAACTTCagacactatttttttcttgtaaacatatacttgtaaacataaaaaatcatcAAAGTATTGTTTCTATGAGTATAAAATCTCCAAATAATGATAACAGATACAGTGGGTTCATTTTCTTAATGATCCTGATGTAATCAGCAATTTTTGGGTACACccaaaaattacatcattggaaTCATTCATTAAGTTTGCTATGTTTCGATTTAAGGTCATCACATTACACGGGATCATTATTCTTGACTAACTGTTTCTACatctctgccaaacaactgtttttcacacctaaattttaatccctATCCAAACTGAgtcttaaaggccagggtttcaatccctgattctcacattagtgttatcatatcagttaaaggccagggtttcaatcccaggttctcacattagtgttatcatatcagttaaaggccagagttgcaatcccaggttctcacattagtgttatcatcATATCAGTTAAAGGctaaggtttcaatcccaggttctcacattagtgttatcatagcagttaaaggccagggtttcaatcccaggttctcacattagtgttatcatatGTAACTTACCTAGAAACAAACTGATCAGTTGAGAAAATCTCCAATCTGACTATCTGGTCATTTTTTTTCCACTAATAAATACAGTGTCTACACAATTGTATGACTCACTCTACTTCATTTCAATGAGAAAGAAGAAATGGGTAAAAGTGGATTTAGATCTGCTTGCTATAAAGCAGACATTATTGTAGTAgttcattgtaatttgtactcTTCAAATTGAAGTCCTGATAGTGAAATTACAGTGCAGTGGCTGGCCTTATTCTTCAAATTGAAGTCCTGATAGTGAAATTACAGTGCAGTGGCTGGCCTTATTCTTCAAATTGAAGACCTGATTGTGAAATTACAGTGCAGTGGCTGGCCTTATTCTTCAAATTGAAGTCCTGATAGTGAAATTACAGTGCAGTGGCTGGCCTTATTCTTCAAATTGAAGTCCTGATAGTGAAATTACAGTGCAGTGGCTGGCCTTATTCTTCAAATTGAAGTCCTGATAGTGAAATTACAGTGCTGTAGCTGGcctttttcttcaaattaattGCCAGTTCAAGCCTTGCAGCTAAAATACTGATTGacaagtccttgggcaagatttaaaCCATTATTTTGCCCCTAGAGAGTCAAAATTCACCAACTGTATAAATGGGAACCTAGTAGTCAACCCaactgtaataataataataataataataatataataataattctttattgtaTCTTTATATCTTTATAATAGAGGTTGCTATTTGAAAGATTAAAGCCCATTACAAGTTTTTGATACATCTCGGACTATTGTATGCTTACCATGTGTTAAATAAATTGTAGAGGGCCATTGCGTTCTTAGGTTTATTTCTTGCTAATAATCATACAATGCTTGGATCATGATGATCATTGCAGAAAGGGGATATAAACATGTTTACGTACCTGTGAGTTCAATTACCATTTGAGTTTCAATGACAAATAAACTTGGATGAGTACTGGAGGGCACAATCTGCTAATGATCAAAACAGGAAATAAAAAAGCCATGTAGTTTTTCTTTTCTCTTAAGATGTCAATAAAACGTTGTAACTatgacaaatgaaaaaaaaacagtgttttCCCTAATGTTTTAGAACCAATAACACCAGCTGGTGTAAAGATTGAAATCTGTAAATTTAGTTTGCTATATTTGCATTCAGATTTGTGAGCTACTATAGCCTGGCCATTACATTCAGATTTGTGAGCTCAATACAGTCTGGCCATTACAAGGAAATGGGTTTTGCACTTAGACGGATTTCAGAATAGGGGTCATTATTTATAATAACAGTTTAGTCAAGGATTtgaaatttcaacaattttcatcatACTTGGAAGCAATATGGCTTGCTTCTGAAATTCATAACATATCACTgttagttgtatttttgtttgaaatatttgccATTCATCACATCATCTCGAATGGCCTTGTATAGTCCTGTCAATGTAAAATTAGTTCCAGGGGGGATTTCTACTGCTTCTGCAATATCTCAGTGAAGGTAAATTTCCAATCACGATCACACAGAGACACTGATATTCATTCTATGTAGGGGGTCCCAGTTGACAATCAAAGCATTGatgaaatgttcattttacAATCTGGACATTTTTGAATATGAATTATGGACTTAGTTTTATACTAGAGTGTCTGGTGCAGTAGAAATAAGGTAAGATACTTTAAGAGTAACTGGTTTTAGAATTTTGATTGGGTTGTAGAggtgcatgtacaatgtagttgaaACTGGTATTGATAGGTAGAGGGGTAGTTGAATTGGGATTGACAGGTAGAGGGGTAGTTGAATTGAGATTGACAGGTAGAGGGGTAGTTGAATTGAGATTGACAGGTAGAGGGGTAGTTGAATTGAGATTGACAGGTAGAGGGGTAGTTGAAACTGGTATTGATAGGTAGAGGGGTAGTTGAATTGAGATTGACAGGTAGAGGGGTAGTTGAATTGAAATTGACAGGTAGAGGGTAGTTGAAACTGGTATTGATAGGTAGAGGGGTAGTTGAATTGAGATTGGCAATGAAAGGTAGAGGGATAGTTGAAACTGGTATTGATAGGTAGAGGGGTAATTGAATTGAGATTGACAGGTAGAGGGGTAGTTGAATTGAGATTGACAATGACAGGTAGAGGGATAGTTGAAACTGGTATTGATAGGTAGAGGGGTAGTTGAATTGAGATTGACAGGTAGAGGGATAGTTGAATTGAGATTGACAGGTAGAGGGATAGTTGAAACTGGTATTGATAGGTAGAGGGGTAGTTGAATTGAGATTGACAGGTAGAGGGGTAGTTGAATTGAGCTTGACAGGTAGAGGGGGTATAGTTTAATTAGGATTGACAAGTGGATCtaagttttgaaatgtttgccacTGGCGATGCGCCCACTGTAGGTAGGTTGCAGCCACTTCCATTTTGTGGTTGTAATCCATCAAGTATGAGTgcacactggtgcaagtaatcactggtacatatgcaTGTTACCAAGTGAACAGACACAGAAAGGATGTATACAATACCGTCCACATGATATGATAATAAAGTCTTGGCACACTAGTGTCAAAATAGAGATTAGTCCATGGTTAAAAATATGAATCCATTTAGATTCAATTTCTTACATATgtgtattttgtcatttgttactttgaaatataaaaatcatGGATTTTGCAGAGCTCAGTCAAAGTGTGATGGCTCACTTGCAGACCCATAGTGTGATTACTGGCCAGATTATTAGTCCCTGAAATAGTCTGCCTACAGCTGCAACTGTTTTGAAGTCAAAGATCTCCAGCGTTAGACAGGCTATAGTCCACCCAAGCCTATCATTCAGTCTCCAGCCATAGACAGGCTATAGTCCACCCAAGCCTATCATTCAGTCTCCAGCCATAGACAGGCTGTAGTCCACCCAAGCATAATCATTCAATCTCCAGCCATAGACAGGCTATAGTCCACCCAAGCATAATCATTCAATCTCCAGCCATAGACAGGCTATAGTCCACCCAAGCCTATCATAGTCAGTCTCCAGCCTTAGACAGGCTATAGTCCTCCCAAGCCTATCATTCAGTCTCCAGCCATAGACAGGCTATAGTCCACCCAAGCATAATCATTCAATCTCCAGCCATAGACAGGCTGTAGTCCACCCAAGCCTATCATAGTCAGTCTCCAGCCTTAGACAGGCTATAGTCCACCCAAGCCTGTCATAGTCAGTCTCCAGCCTTAGACAGGCCATAGTCCTCCCAAGACTGTCATTCAATCTTCACTCAGGAGAATTGTATCTGGCCTTAAGAACTAATCATTAAATGTAATCTACCAGTATGAGTTAACTTCCATCATGGACTTGGATATACATGTGTCTGAAAATTCAGTTCAAAACCATTGCAAAAAAATGATgataattttatcaaatgtgGTTTTAAATTGATGTACAAATATGTCCTTGAGGAATTGAGATTGTAATGTGTTTAATAATTcatcatttcatatatacaGCTGTTTTAATATCATTAGGTCTAATTTTAATCAGTCAGGTTTATATCTTTTGAATAATGCATGACAAGAAGACTGCAGTCATCATTGTCATAGCAACAATGCTGTCTCCTAGCTACAACAAACACATTACAAGTTAATCATGCAACAGTTATCACTCTATTGTCAGTTTAGTGTCTTCTCTATGCATATGTACTGTCATACACACAAGATTATTCCTTTCATTTTTGTTCTTGTTGAAATTGCAGGTGGAAATTAATCAAAGATAGGtaactgtatgtacatgtaccgtatgtatgtatgtatgtatgtatgtatgtatgtatgtatgtatgtatgtatgtgtgtgtgtgtgtgtgtgtgtgcgtgcgtgcgtgcgtgcgtgcgtgcgtgcgtgcgtgcatgcgtgcgtgcgtgtgtgtatgtatgtatgtgtgtgtatgtgtgtgtgtacatgtaatgctgAGGATCATTTTCTCTTGaaatatgtagtacatgtacagaagcCCTTCACAGTGTAATGATTTACAAACCTTGTCTAGTTTTAAATGTCACAAGTCCTTCATCTTAATTGACTTGTCTGGAAAATACtatctatgtatatatttttagacCATATTACCGTCAGTATTGAGGTTTATCTTTAGTCAAAGATCCCTAAAAGTTGTCAGagatcatacatgtattgaagTCAGTACACAATTATTAAAAAGTAGCTGACAGCATTTTGAACTATGACAGAAGTACATCAGGTTTTTTTGTGCTTGCTACTTCCTCTCATCCACAAATTGGTTTCAGCCTCCTTTAAAGTTTaaaatacatgactgtacatgtataatctaaGAATTGTCGTCTGACTAGCCTAGCTTAATTTGACCATCAACACCATTAATGTGCTTTTACTTGGGAGGGGGTGCACAGTGTTATTAAAATTTGTATAATATGAAAATTAGCACTCAGTTAACTTTACTGCTCAAATTGTGTGATAATAAATGAATGTATCTCAATTATTACACGATATCTGAATGATTATATGAATTTTCATTCACTGACAAAAAAGAACACAAGCTGCTGTCAACAGTCAAACTTTGGATCTGAGCATCAGCCTAAGtcagtgctaacaccagactggcacgaacacctcaccagtatgtgtaaGCAACTGGAAAAGTCAGATACTTGAATAAGCCAGATGTTAAACACCAGCCTTATTCAGTTCTAACACAGGGCTAACACAGGGCTGgaactaacacctcaccagcatgtgCTAGTAACTAGAAGGGTTAGTACCCACACCAGCCCTATACTTACACCAGGCTAGCCTAgaactaacacctcaccagtatgtgttagcaacaaGTGGGTCCAGGTTAATACCTGCATCAGCCATAcgttaacaccaggctagctcaGTTCTAATACCAGGCTAGCAAAAACCAAtatggaagggttaatgtcttcACCAGGCTAGTCCTGTGTTGGCTACAGTACAGATTGACAATGGGCTACCAAAATTTGAAAGTGACGGTTGAGCTTTTACTCCATGCTATATATATCATACCACAATTACTATACACCCATTTGACAACTTTGTATTGTCTTTCAGGATCATATAATTAATGTCTAAGAATTCAGAACTCAACAAGTCACACAATAAAATGGGACCAATACCAAGAGATCCTCGTGCTGATAATGACCCCCAAGAGGATGAAGTCGATGGAGAAGTTGAGATGCAGATGGGATTGTTAGGACAAGGAGAACAAAGTAGCGATGACAGTTGGTCTGATGAAGATATCGATCCTGATCATGAAGACATAGACTGGTATGAAACAGGATATCAACTACTTCCACAAGATGCAGACAATCAACAGGAGGTGAGGACAATTAATGTAATCATGTATTATGCATAAATAATTAGGTGCTTTGCATACTGAAAATAGTTATATAATCATGCATAAATGATGACATACTTTGCatagatttgtaattttttatactGAAATGTAATCATGCAACATACATAAACGGTGATGTATTTTGCggattaatttgtatttttcatactgaaaaaaacaaccaGTTACGTAATGGTGGAACATGCATAAATAATTAGGTACTTTGCATAGATGATATGTACTTAAGTCCTCTAAAAATCACTTTCTCAACATCACCTTGGAATGGCACTTTAGAAATTAAAGACATTGACATATCAAATGAGCTTTACTTGGATACTTATCactgttttatgtaaattatatgcgAAAACAGAGAAATATGAAGTTGAAACTTTCTATTTTTATTGATACAATTCCCTACCTTGTAATGTATGCACATTGCCACCTTCAAccccacaggcacttgaatcaatctgtatgatttgggGGAAAAATGTGTAGTGAATAAGAGAAGGTATGAACATTGCCACCTTCAACCccccacaggcactcgaatcaatctgtatgatttgggGGAAAAATGTGTAGTGAATAAAAGAAGGTATGAAGGTACTCGACATTTGAACTGCTGACCCCGATTGCACCCTCATTAGCATAACGTTGGACGTCCTGGATTACGACATTTCACCGCAAAAAATGCTAAAGTAATAATTATAGCTAATGAATAGCTAAAAGGTACTAAATAATAACTTGTTGTTGCCATCGCTGCATACTTTGTGCTAAAAATGGTATCGATTTCTATTTCAAATCGTATGGCCGGCTGCGCTGTCATCCAATCAGAAGCTACAAGTGTATGCTAATGAGGGGCTGCAGTTCAAATGTTGAATACCTTCATACCTTCTCttattcactatacatttttaaaaaaaaattcatacatTGTTTCGAGTGCCTGTGTTCAACCCTATGGTGACACACTAGAAAGTTGAAATATTTCCGACATATATTCCATGATATTGTTAAAGTTTCATGTACACATCTGTGTAAATAGTATGCATTAGTCTGGATTATAatcaattgtttgtttgtttgtttgttcttacAGCCAGGTGTGATACCCACCGGTAACAGTGGTGCAATTGGAGCAACCAATCAACAAACTAACCAACCTCtacaatcatcatcatcttctcaCACACAACCCAATTTACCACCGTACCTTTCAAAAGTTTTACCGACACAAAAACCAGAGCCTTTTCATGACGATGCTTTCAATCAGTATTCTACTTCTTCAGAATCAGTAGAAAGACGCAAGTCACCCATGGCTGCTGATGACCAGATAAAAAATGCCATGGCTGCCATTTCTCTTCCTTCATCTGCAGTACCACAGTGGGCGGAGTTTGTGACG
This Glandiceps talaboti chromosome 13, keGlaTala1.1, whole genome shotgun sequence DNA region includes the following protein-coding sequences:
- the LOC144444622 gene encoding uncharacterized protein LOC144444622; this translates as MSKNSELNKSHNKMGPIPRDPRADNDPQEDEVDGEVEMQMGLLGQGEQSSDDSWSDEDIDPDHEDIDWYETGYQLLPQDADNQQEPGVIPTGNSGAIGATNQQTNQPLQSSSSSHTQPNLPPYLSKVLPTQKPEPFHDDAFNQYSTSSESVERRKSPMAADDQIKNAMAAISLPSSAVPQWAEFVTEDDWKTQLVSALNTRQQKPPPKK